Proteins encoded together in one Xenopus laevis strain J_2021 chromosome 6L, Xenopus_laevis_v10.1, whole genome shotgun sequence window:
- the LOC108718811 gene encoding ADP-ribosylation factor-like protein 5B: MGLIFAKLWNFFCNQEHKVIIVGLDNAGKTTILYQFLMNEVVHTSPTIGSNVEEIVVKNTHFLMWDIGGQESLRSSWNTYYSNTEFIILVVDSTDRERLSITKEELYRMLAHEDLRKAAVLIYANKQDIKGCMSAADISKYLTLSSIKDHPWHIQSCCALTGEGLCQGLEWMTCRTGVR; encoded by the exons AGCACAAGGTGATTATTGTGGGACTTGACAATGCAGGGAAAACCACCATACTTTATCAGTT TTTAATGAATGAAGTGGTGCATACGTCTCCCACCATAGGAAGCAATGTAGAAGAAATAGTGGTTAAGAATACACATTTTCTAATGTGGGACATTGGAGGTCAAGAATCCTTGCGCTCGTCGTGGAACACCTACTACTCAAACACAGAG TTCATTATCCTGGTTGTAGATAGCACCGACAGAGAAAGGCTTTCCATAACAAAAGAAGAACTGTACAGAATGCTGGCTCATGAG GATCTGCGCAAGGCGGCGGTTCTGATCTATGCAAATAAGCAGGACATCAAGGGGTGCATGTCAGCGGCGGATATATCAAAATACCTCACACTTAGCTCAATAAAGGATCATCCATGGCACATCCAGTCCTGCTGTGCGCTAACAGGAGAAGG ATTGTGCCAAGGCCTCGAGTGGATGACTTGCCGAACTGGAGTCAGATAA